From the Argentina anserina chromosome 3, drPotAnse1.1, whole genome shotgun sequence genome, the window TATATTCCTAATATCTATTTCTGTTCCATATTATGATCAGGCCAATGCAGCCTCAGGATTTTCTGTGGATGATGATTGCAAACTAAAGTTTTTGGACTTGAAGGCCAAAAGAACTTACCGTTTCATTGTATTCAAGATTGACGAGAAACTGAAACAGGTAGTAGTGGAGAAATTAGGTGAGCCAGCTCAAAGCTATGAAGAGTTCACCGCAAGCCTTCCTGCTGATGAATGTAGATATGCTGTCTATGATTTTGACTTTGTGACTGCTGAAAACTGTCAGAAAAGCAGGATATTCTTCATTGCTTGGTAATATTTTAAGCTTAGACCCTCTGATTTTCTAAGTGTCCATTCTTCGTTTCAATTTTTGCTTATGTTGTTAATTATATACATAGGTCCCCTGATACATCAAAGGTGAGAAACAAGATGATTTATGCGAGCTCCAAGGACAGGTTCAAAAGAGAATTGGATGGTATCCAAGTAGAGCTGCAGGCCACTGACCCAACTGAGATGGATCTTGATGTTATCAGAAGCCGTGCTAACTAAGAAGTGGCCTTTGCAATGTCCATTTTGCTCAAGTTCTTTTTCAATTTATGCCAATGTTCATAGTTTGTGGGGCTGTGGACCTAATTGAGTTGTAAAACTTGGCTTGTTGTTAAGGTTTATCTTGATGTAGAACAATGGAGAACAAAATTCAGTTGTCTCAATTTACTTAGGAATATAAACACTCAGGCCATGAGTGAAGTCCTTGCGTCTCCcacatttttatattttgagaCCAAGTTGTATCTTCTCCTGATGGTTGAAatctgggtttgtgtttgacCTGTTTGCTACTTCAGAAAGGTGTGGTTACTATATTAAGCAAAAATTGATGGGCTGTATCCGGAAATGATTATGATCTATACTTCTGGTATATATGTTGATCGTTAATATGTCACTACAACAGCTATCCCTGATCTAAGTTATTGTATTCATAAATTCAGCATGTCCTTTACAGTTACCGGCAACCCAATTTGCAATACAACATGGCATCTGTGAGATCAAAGgtcatatatgatatatccgAAGACTTTGCAAGTCTGACAGCAGCCAAATCAGATAGATTCATAGATCAACTTTCATTCCATGTAGTGCCTATCATCTGGGGTAACCAGAATTTGAggggaagaaaaataaatctgCTTGCTAGTTACATCAGAAGTGCGAGTTTCGCACAAGGAATTACTTTCCTGCTGTCAATTTTAGGCATGTCTGAGCTCTGCTGCTCATCACCATTATGGTACATTACAGTCAAGACTCCTACACCTCCAAACTCACCATGCAGGTTGAAATATTTACATAAAGAATTGCTGACGCCTAGACAACGTCCAATGTATACCTAAACTACAAAATGTGAATGTCGAACCATCCCTGCTCCGGTAAGTATCAGAGAAGCTGTCAACTAAATCCACTAAACCCATGTCTGGTTACGGTGCTGGCATGGTGGACTGTAATTAACTAGTAAGGCTAGTTCATCGACTTAGTGTGTTTAATGTAACTTGATTTGGCTTCAACCCTCTTCTGATCATGTCATCACGCAACTCAAAAGCTTTGGTTAGTTCTCCAGTGACACAGCAACCATATATCAAAAAGTTATATGCTAGGGTATCAGGCTTCAGACCCCTATCCAGCATAACATCCCACAACCTAATAGCTTCTAACAGATTTCCCATCCTGCAATACTCAAAGATGAATGTTGAATAGGTGATGCAATCAGGGTAGATACCATGGTTTGTCATCTCAACCAGGAGCTCTGAAGCTTCATGAAAGTCGCCCATTTTGCAGAAACCCCGAATGAGTGTATTGTATGTAACAGTATTTTCCAAGCACCCCGCAGCCATGGAGTCGTGCAGCTGCACTGCTTTCTCCATGCTACCTTCTTTGCAGAAGTGATCTAAGAAACAACCATATGTGACATGATTCGGAAGGGCATCACCTATGAGCATATCCTTGCAAAGAAGCTCGGCCTTATCAATACAGCCTGCCTTACATAGTCCATAGATCAACGCTGTGTATGTTACAACATTAGGAGAGCATCCTTCACTGACCATTATATCCCAAAGTCCAAAAGCCTTATCAAGTTTTCCTGTTTTACCATATGCATCAATCATACTTGTATAGACCACATTATCAGGGCTCAGTCCTTGACTATGCATCTCACTTAAGAGACCAAGTACTCTTTGGGTATCCTGCTGTTTCAGAGCTCCACAGATTAGTATGGCATAACACACTAGATCCATGTCTACTCCTCTTTCATTCATGTCACGGCAGGCACATAATGCATCATATAATCTTCCTTCCTTGCAGTAGCCATACAGTAGTGCACTGTAGCACATCTCATTTAACTTATGATTCTTCTTGTGAAGGTCATCTACAAATTTTTTGGCTTCAGACGCTCCACTCGTGGAACACAGACCACTTATTAAAGGTCTATATGTATATGTGTCTGGTAGAAGACCCCTTTTGAGCATTTCGTCAAGCAATTCAAATGCTCTATTAATGTTACCTTCCCGACAGTATCCATCAATCAAAAGATTGTATGTCACCTCGTTTGGCGCAATGCCCTTTTCCACCATTTCTTCAAATAATTTACTTGCTTCAGCCATCATGTTTGCGCGACAAAAACCTGAAATAATTGCAGAGAAGGTATAAGTGTTAGGCGAAATGCCTCTTCCAATCATTTCATGATACAGTGTTTCTGCCTTCTGTAGTTCTCCACCTTTGCAGTATCCACTTATAAGTGACGTATAAGTTACAACAGTTGGTTCCACACTTCTGCTCATCATCTCACTGAAGAGAGATTCCGCAGCACTCAACTTTCCAAACTTGCACTCCCCACTTATCAAAGAATTGTAGGGATACACAGTTAATCTAATCCCAGCATTGATCATTTTATTGAAATAACAACGTGCAGTGCCCAATTGTCCCCTTCGACAGAATGAATCAATCAAAATAGAATACGTTACATCATTCGGAAACAAACCTTTCTTCCCCATGTTGTCAAAGAGTGATTCTGCATCATCCAGCTTCCCGTCTTTACACAAAGAATTGATCAATGCATTGTAAGCAAACAAATTAGGCACCACCCCAACTTCTCCCATTCTGTTCACTAAATCAAAAGCATCTCCAATCTTCCCCTTCCTCCTCAAACCCTCCATGAGCCCCGATAGAGCCGCTTCACTAGGAACAAACCCCAGTTGAATCATCTCCTTCATCAGCTCCACACCAACCTCAAATTCTTGCACCCTACACAACCCAAGCACCAATGTACAATAAGTAACCGTATCCGCCTTCAATCCCTTCCGACTCAACATATTCTTGATTTCCATAGCCTCCCAAACCCTCTGGCACTTGCACATCCCATGAACCAACACATTATATGTAACAACACTCAGCTCACACCCATTTGACTCTGCGTACCGAATCACTTCCTTAGCCTCATGCAAATCCTTCAATTCACACAAACTCCTAACCACCACAGTATACATATAACCATCCGGCCGAATACCTTCATTGACAAACTCATCAAACAGCTGCAGAACCACATTGAATTGCCTAACTCTCACCAACCCATTCAAAACAGCATTCAAGGTTCTAACTTCAGGCACAAACCTACACTCCCTCATCAACCTCACAACCACAACACCATCCAAAACCCTCTTACTCTGCACATAGTTTTGCACCAACAAATCAAAACCCAAACTCGAACCCCATTCAAATTTCCTATACGAATCCAAAAGCGACAGAAAAGCCTCATCTGGGTTCAACCCACGAAGCAATAGCGTCTGTAAGACCGAGGTCGCCGGCCAGAACAGGCCAGACTGAACCAAAGCGTGAATCAGAATGCAAAACGACGCCGTCGAGTGGTTGAAGAACTTATGCAAGCCCAGAAAGTTAAAGAAGCGCAAGGCTAACCTGGGATTGGTCGCGTTCTGGATCAGAACCTTCTCGACTTGGTGGGGTTTTAGCGAGGTTGAAATGAAGGGGTCGCTGAGGGCGACGCTCCAGCTCTGATTGCCTCGAACGACGTCGGAGAGGTTGGAAATGAAGCTGTGGTCGTCGGAGTTTTCGTCATTGTCTTTGGGAGTTGGATTGGAAGAGATGCTGAGATTTCTGGGTTTGGAGTGAAGGAGAGGGTTTGAGAACGGACGACGAGGACGAGTGAGCTTCATTATTTGATGGGTTTAGGATCGACTCATCTGGGGTTGAAGAGGTAATCGTCGCCGGAGTAGATTTGAAGTGCTGAGAGTTTTGAGTTCATTGGATTGTGTAAACTATATCgtcaaattcattttcttcagaTTGGAAGTGTTttccgattttttttttttttaaagatatcGGCTCTTTAAGGGGAATTCTATGATACAGCGCTGCATATCATACATACTTCTAATCCACCATTCATACACCTCACGGACTCCACGTGTATTTTAAGACACCCTCTATCTACCGTCTGATTCAGTATGTTAGGTATGCACCATAGACGAATCCGGCTCTTTGATCTCAATTTTTAGAAAACATAGAACACGTGAGAATTGAGTGTCACGTCAATTGATTTAAGTTTGAGTAAGCGGAGATTGTTTTGAATTTCAAGAGAATTGGGAATGTGATTAACTACAATGTTGAACATCTTGAATTAATAGAGAGACAAAAAAACAATTCATAAAGTTGTGAATGTTCATATTTTAGAGTAAGAGTGAAAGTGTGTAGCAATGATGATCCAACGATTAGATTAGAATGTCTAAGCCTCTAACTAAAACCACAGCTAACCAAATAGATAGAAATCAAATGGAGAGGGGTGGTTCTAAGACATACAATCTTTACTTTTCGAAAAGACTTTGgtcaatattttcatttctacaTACCAActgcattttttatttttgtatatgcACAATGTCACTAGTGCTTCTCACAAACATTACACCTTAAAATGTTGTATGAATTGATTAGAACTTGATATTCATAATAAAAACAAGTGTCAACCAAACCACCTCTTTGGTAGTTGCTCCTTCACTCAGGAAGTTTGGAATTTATCTGGTTTTGATACTAACATTGATTGGTCAAGTGACTATTTACAGGTTTTCAAggaattatttttaaataaaccaTATGATGAAGTTATGTTCGCCAAAGCTCTCACTTTATTTTGGCAAATCTAGAAGACAATAAATGATAAAATGAATACCACATTAAATGTGGTGGCAACAACAGTTGCTACTCTTAAGAACTGTGCAAGTCTTGATGGTGGAAGTAATAGTAGGTGAAGCCAAAAATGCAACAACACCACTAGGTGGAACCCTCCCCATGCAAACACTATTAAGATTAATTTTGATGGCTCGGTACATCAGAATGTTGTAGCTAGTGGATTTCTTCTTCGTGATTACAATTCAAGGCCCCTTCTAGCAGCAACAAGAAATGTTGGAAGAACCACGGTCTCGGTTGCTAAAACTTTGGCACTTAGGGACAGTTTGATCATAGTGAAGGAGAAAGGA encodes:
- the LOC126786039 gene encoding actin-depolymerizing factor 1-like — its product is MANAASGFSVDDDCKLKFLDLKAKRTYRFIVFKIDEKLKQVVVEKLGEPAQSYEEFTASLPADECRYAVYDFDFVTAENCQKSRIFFIAWSPDTSKVRNKMIYASSKDRFKRELDGIQVELQATDPTEMDLDVIRSRAN
- the LOC126786002 gene encoding putative pentatricopeptide repeat-containing protein At5g59900 → MKLTRPRRPFSNPLLHSKPRNLSISSNPTPKDNDENSDDHSFISNLSDVVRGNQSWSVALSDPFISTSLKPHQVEKVLIQNATNPRLALRFFNFLGLHKFFNHSTASFCILIHALVQSGLFWPATSVLQTLLLRGLNPDEAFLSLLDSYRKFEWGSSLGFDLLVQNYVQSKRVLDGVVVVRLMRECRFVPEVRTLNAVLNGLVRVRQFNVVLQLFDEFVNEGIRPDGYMYTVVVRSLCELKDLHEAKEVIRYAESNGCELSVVTYNVLVHGMCKCQRVWEAMEIKNMLSRKGLKADTVTYCTLVLGLCRVQEFEVGVELMKEMIQLGFVPSEAALSGLMEGLRRKGKIGDAFDLVNRMGEVGVVPNLFAYNALINSLCKDGKLDDAESLFDNMGKKGLFPNDVTYSILIDSFCRRGQLGTARCYFNKMINAGIRLTVYPYNSLISGECKFGKLSAAESLFSEMMSRSVEPTVVTYTSLISGYCKGGELQKAETLYHEMIGRGISPNTYTFSAIISGFCRANMMAEASKLFEEMVEKGIAPNEVTYNLLIDGYCREGNINRAFELLDEMLKRGLLPDTYTYRPLISGLCSTSGASEAKKFVDDLHKKNHKLNEMCYSALLYGYCKEGRLYDALCACRDMNERGVDMDLVCYAILICGALKQQDTQRVLGLLSEMHSQGLSPDNVVYTSMIDAYGKTGKLDKAFGLWDIMVSEGCSPNVVTYTALIYGLCKAGCIDKAELLCKDMLIGDALPNHVTYGCFLDHFCKEGSMEKAVQLHDSMAAGCLENTVTYNTLIRGFCKMGDFHEASELLVEMTNHGIYPDCITYSTFIFEYCRMGNLLEAIRLWDVMLDRGLKPDTLAYNFLIYGCCVTGELTKAFELRDDMIRRGLKPNQVTLNTLSR